A genomic region of Papaver somniferum cultivar HN1 chromosome 7, ASM357369v1, whole genome shotgun sequence contains the following coding sequences:
- the LOC113296314 gene encoding uncharacterized protein LOC113296314, with amino-acid sequence MSPFQVMYGYLPPHLGFSSHATTYVAEVETDLKHRDIVIDLLKDALHKSQERMKFFANQKRTDKTFSVGDKVYLKLQPYRQTFVALRRNLKLAAKYYGPFTLKQHIGTTHIPSPALPVLDTDGQFLVIHAAALDSRTILPNGFSVPQILIQ; translated from the exons ATGAGCCCATTTCAAGTTATGTATGGCTATCTTCCACCACACTTAGGTTTTTCTTCTCATGCTACCACTTATGTTGCTGAGGTTGAGACAGATTTAAAACATAGGGATATTGTTATTGACTTGCTGAAGGATGCTTTACATAAATCTCAAGAGAGGATGAAGTTTTTTGCTAATCAAAAGAGAACTGACAAAACCTTCTCTGTTGGTGACAAGGTTTACTTGAAGTTACAACCATATAGACAAACTTTTGTGGCTCTAAGAAGAAACTTGAAACTTGCAGCCAAGTACTATGGCCCATTTACT TTGAAGCAGCATATTGGTACTACTCACATTCCATCCCCTGCACTCCCTGTTTTGGATACAGATGGACAGTTTCTTGTCATTCATGCAGCTGCTCTAGACTCAAGGACCATTCTGCCTAATGGGTTTTCTGTGCCTCAGATACTTATTCAGTAG